The following are encoded in a window of Nibricoccus aquaticus genomic DNA:
- a CDS encoding LacI family DNA-binding transcriptional regulator translates to MSPSIDATPASGAHRPTLKDIARESGYHITTVSLALRDHSSIPDSTRQRIKEIATRLGYERNPVFHALSRFRQQGSVCAPSPRIAYLENYNIGYGRERPPYMREIHEGAQRQAGLLGYQLEVLAVGEDNHDSRSLTKHLRENQITGIVIGGFVPGFAEIALNWDDYAVAKIHSRHTEPDAPTIGNDHIREVRLAFRRLAALGYKRIGMAVGRADEDACGHRHSAGYLMEETSLPPERRVPPLLFPYNSDATTLGGIIARWVRRHNIDAVLCNWSNIHELLATDGLRVPQQVACACLCLCDPAPAGLAGIRPHLHLLGERAVSTVVAQLKSGERGVPEFASSLYVQSVWQDGESAPARG, encoded by the coding sequence ATGAGCCCGTCCATCGATGCCACCCCCGCCAGTGGAGCACACCGCCCCACGCTGAAGGACATCGCCCGCGAATCCGGCTACCACATCACCACTGTCTCCCTCGCCCTACGCGACCACAGCAGCATCCCCGACTCCACCCGCCAGCGCATTAAAGAGATCGCCACCCGCCTCGGCTACGAGCGCAACCCCGTCTTCCACGCCCTCAGCCGCTTCCGCCAGCAAGGCTCCGTCTGCGCCCCGTCCCCTCGCATCGCGTATTTGGAAAATTACAACATCGGCTACGGCCGCGAGCGCCCGCCGTACATGCGAGAGATCCACGAGGGCGCCCAGCGCCAGGCCGGCCTCCTCGGCTACCAGCTCGAAGTCCTCGCCGTCGGCGAAGACAATCACGATTCCCGCAGCCTCACCAAACACCTCCGCGAAAATCAGATCACCGGCATCGTCATCGGCGGCTTCGTCCCGGGCTTCGCCGAGATCGCTCTCAACTGGGACGACTACGCCGTCGCGAAAATCCACTCCCGCCACACCGAGCCCGACGCCCCCACCATCGGCAACGATCACATCCGCGAGGTCCGCCTCGCCTTCCGCCGCCTCGCCGCCCTCGGCTATAAACGCATCGGCATGGCCGTCGGTCGCGCCGACGAAGACGCCTGCGGCCACCGCCATTCCGCCGGTTACCTCATGGAAGAGACCTCCCTCCCTCCCGAGCGCCGCGTCCCCCCGCTCCTCTTTCCCTACAATAGCGACGCCACCACCCTCGGCGGCATCATCGCCCGCTGGGTCCGCCGCCACAACATCGACGCCGTCCTCTGCAACTGGTCCAACATCCACGAACTCCTCGCGACCGACGGCCTCCGCGTCCCCCAACAAGTCGCCTGCGCCTGCCTCTGCCTCTGCGATCCCGCCCCCGCCGGTCTCGCCGGCATCCGCCCCCATCTCCATCTCCTCGGCGAACGCGCCGTATCCACCGTCGTGGCACAACTCAAATCCGGCGAACGCGGCGTCCCCGAATTCGCCTCATCCCTCTATGTCCAAAGCGTCTGGCAGGACGGCGAAAGCGCCCCGGCCCGCGGCTGA
- a CDS encoding GH1 family beta-glucosidase — MKPVRFPSNFVWGTATAAAQIEGAAFAGGKGASIWDTFARKPGAVANGDTLDVACDHYHRFDEDFALMRSLGIRHYRLSIAWPRIFPKGRGEVSAAGLAFYHRLFDSLKKHGITPWVTMFHWDLPQALEDEGGWRNRSVVDAFAVYADTIVQAFSDRVKNWITLNEIFCFTKLGYGVGSKAPGLKESDAVVNQTYHHALLCHGHGVRAVREHGGRGARVGLTDNATIPVPVDLRPENIAAARAAFVEDNIRVLDPIFNGRYAKSYLKSAGAAAPKVEKGDFKLIAQTTDFLGLNIYTGYFARAVKTKGRAGGTNAAEGAFERVAFPSSYPRSDCTWLYLMPQVLYWGPKFVAELYGKIPIYVTEHGAGYNEEATPGVEFTDLHRRECVRSYLHQLRAAMKDGANVKGYFLWSFMDNYEWEDGYERRFGIVHTDFKTQRRTPKLSARWYSEVIRRNALI, encoded by the coding sequence ATGAAACCTGTTCGTTTTCCATCCAACTTTGTCTGGGGCACCGCCACGGCGGCGGCGCAAATCGAGGGCGCGGCCTTTGCTGGCGGCAAGGGGGCGTCGATTTGGGACACGTTCGCGCGGAAGCCGGGCGCGGTGGCGAATGGCGACACGCTCGATGTGGCGTGCGATCACTATCACCGGTTCGACGAGGATTTCGCGCTGATGCGTTCGCTGGGCATCCGGCATTACCGGCTCTCGATCGCGTGGCCGCGGATTTTTCCGAAAGGACGCGGCGAGGTGAGTGCGGCGGGGCTGGCGTTTTATCACCGGCTTTTCGATTCGCTCAAGAAGCACGGGATCACGCCGTGGGTGACGATGTTTCATTGGGATCTGCCGCAGGCGCTCGAAGACGAAGGCGGGTGGAGGAACCGAAGCGTGGTGGACGCGTTTGCAGTTTATGCCGACACGATCGTGCAGGCATTCAGTGATCGCGTGAAAAACTGGATCACGCTGAACGAGATTTTTTGTTTCACGAAGCTGGGGTACGGTGTGGGCAGCAAGGCGCCGGGCTTAAAGGAGTCGGACGCGGTGGTGAACCAGACGTATCACCACGCGCTGCTTTGCCACGGGCATGGCGTGCGGGCGGTGCGTGAGCATGGCGGGCGCGGGGCGCGAGTCGGGCTCACGGACAACGCAACGATTCCGGTGCCGGTGGATTTGCGGCCGGAGAACATCGCGGCGGCGCGGGCGGCGTTTGTGGAGGATAACATCCGCGTGCTCGATCCGATCTTCAACGGGCGGTACGCGAAGAGTTATCTGAAGTCGGCGGGTGCGGCGGCGCCGAAGGTGGAGAAGGGCGATTTCAAACTGATCGCGCAGACGACGGATTTTCTCGGGCTGAATATCTACACGGGGTATTTCGCGCGCGCGGTGAAGACGAAAGGAAGGGCAGGCGGGACGAATGCGGCGGAAGGCGCGTTTGAGCGCGTGGCGTTTCCGTCGAGTTATCCACGGAGCGATTGCACGTGGCTGTATCTGATGCCGCAGGTGCTTTATTGGGGGCCTAAGTTTGTGGCGGAGCTTTATGGGAAGATCCCGATTTATGTCACGGAGCACGGCGCGGGCTACAACGAGGAGGCGACGCCTGGCGTGGAGTTTACCGATCTGCACCGGCGCGAGTGCGTACGGAGTTACCTGCACCAACTGCGCGCGGCGATGAAGGACGGCGCGAATGTGAAGGGATATTTCCTCTGGTCGTTCATGGATAATTACGAGTGGGAGGACGGCTATGAGCGGCGTTTTGGAATCGTGCACACGGATTTCAAGACGCAGCGGCGCACGCCAAAGCTGAGCGCGCGGTGGTATAGCGAGGTGATCCGGCGCAATGCGCTGATCTGA
- a CDS encoding TonB-dependent siderophore receptor: MKTPTPASAPLGRPSFSRASLLLLLPALGLTAIAQETPTPVTPPTEDDVVNLSAFRVSEDKDSGYKASNSIGGTRSNTPIKDIPLNIQVFTKDLYDDLVITNQIDLERYNAALVNGGADGRSSNPIQQAYNAFLFRGFVQNWGLRDGIRQYDPIDTQGLSRVEIVKGPAGPLYGLSYAGGVMNSVTKDVDFLKDFTSLRFTVQSEGEYRAAIDANYSGDTKHGKFGVRFNGAHAETVDERENSDGSLRYSQVNLAWQPYAGTEVKFLMENGYRGKANGLGYFTRNGADGAQIPLQIDHPEIPWEWNWSTGGNIRSIDTDLYRGTINQTFNENFSATAYVQYATRLNIDSNGWEAQGSGGGANWDTNGDTGWQLGGTPAEFIRLGYHYRDWGNRMHGYGATGIYKVDLGAIKNVVTFGANVWAEKFLTRRFAQPSTTTNTLILPVRAGISINTPLVPPADWAANTGNGGWNRENNSNDYYFVAWQGSLFENRLKLNAAANRTNIKLVQYDATANTSKTTEVSKTSPMFGAMFDITKQVSVFGVYSSSLFPSTDKNSFSQQMPPETGKSYEAGVKVELLNGKISGTVSVYQITKEGGGKQVTPAFNLEVQRFDALSLAQQAIQFPGQTRATLLAKGDFYPAGEQESTGFEADLIFQPTKSWQILLSYANNDTEVTSSPIATELGRTTSGHIDQQLAMLTKYSFTDGAAKGLSIGAGIQYADEALQDYNGPGNTGRYNPATFYGELFAGYRLKLLGYDTLIQLNLKNITEQEEFVGWKPTGVAGRVATDRYEVSTPMVYSLTVGIDF; encoded by the coding sequence ATGAAAACACCAACACCCGCATCAGCCCCCCTCGGCCGGCCCTCCTTCTCACGGGCCAGCCTGCTCCTCCTCCTGCCCGCGCTCGGCCTCACCGCCATCGCCCAGGAAACCCCCACCCCCGTCACGCCTCCGACCGAGGACGACGTCGTTAACCTCTCCGCCTTCCGCGTCTCCGAGGATAAAGACTCCGGCTACAAAGCCTCCAACTCCATCGGCGGCACCCGCTCCAACACCCCGATCAAAGACATCCCGCTGAACATCCAGGTGTTCACCAAGGATCTCTACGACGACCTCGTCATCACCAACCAGATCGACCTCGAGCGCTACAACGCCGCTCTCGTCAACGGCGGTGCCGACGGCCGCTCCAGCAATCCCATTCAACAAGCCTACAACGCCTTTCTCTTCCGCGGCTTCGTTCAAAACTGGGGCCTTCGCGACGGCATCCGCCAGTACGATCCCATCGACACCCAGGGCCTCTCCCGCGTCGAAATCGTCAAAGGCCCCGCAGGGCCGCTCTACGGTCTGTCCTACGCCGGCGGCGTCATGAACAGCGTCACCAAAGACGTCGATTTCCTCAAAGACTTCACCTCCCTGCGCTTCACCGTGCAAAGCGAAGGCGAATATCGCGCTGCGATCGACGCCAACTATTCCGGCGACACCAAGCACGGCAAATTCGGTGTCCGCTTCAATGGCGCCCACGCCGAAACGGTGGACGAACGTGAAAACTCCGACGGCTCCCTCCGTTACTCGCAGGTCAATCTCGCCTGGCAGCCCTACGCTGGCACCGAGGTGAAATTCCTCATGGAAAACGGCTACCGCGGCAAAGCCAACGGCCTCGGCTATTTCACCCGCAACGGCGCCGACGGCGCCCAGATCCCACTCCAGATCGATCACCCCGAAATTCCGTGGGAGTGGAACTGGTCCACCGGCGGCAATATCCGCTCGATCGATACCGATCTTTATCGCGGTACCATCAATCAAACCTTCAACGAAAACTTCAGCGCCACCGCCTACGTTCAGTATGCCACGCGCCTGAACATCGACTCCAACGGCTGGGAAGCTCAGGGCTCCGGCGGCGGCGCCAACTGGGATACCAATGGCGACACCGGCTGGCAGCTCGGCGGCACTCCCGCCGAGTTCATCCGCCTCGGCTATCACTACCGCGACTGGGGCAACCGCATGCATGGCTACGGCGCGACCGGTATCTATAAAGTGGATCTCGGCGCTATCAAAAACGTCGTCACCTTCGGCGCCAACGTCTGGGCGGAAAAATTCCTCACCCGCCGCTTTGCCCAGCCTTCCACCACCACCAACACGCTGATCCTTCCCGTTCGCGCCGGCATCAGCATCAACACCCCGCTCGTGCCTCCCGCCGATTGGGCCGCCAACACCGGCAACGGCGGCTGGAATCGCGAGAACAACTCCAACGACTACTACTTCGTCGCCTGGCAGGGCTCGCTCTTCGAAAACCGCCTCAAGCTCAACGCCGCCGCCAACCGCACCAACATCAAACTCGTGCAGTACGACGCCACCGCCAACACCAGCAAGACCACCGAGGTCTCCAAGACCTCGCCCATGTTTGGTGCCATGTTCGACATCACCAAACAGGTCTCCGTCTTCGGCGTTTACTCCTCATCCCTGTTCCCCTCGACCGACAAAAATAGCTTCTCCCAGCAAATGCCGCCCGAAACCGGCAAGAGCTACGAAGCCGGCGTGAAGGTGGAGCTCCTCAACGGCAAAATCAGCGGCACCGTCAGCGTTTACCAGATCACCAAGGAAGGCGGCGGCAAACAAGTCACCCCGGCCTTCAATCTGGAAGTCCAGCGCTTCGATGCGTTGTCGCTCGCCCAGCAAGCCATCCAGTTCCCCGGCCAAACTCGCGCGACGCTTCTCGCAAAAGGTGATTTCTATCCCGCCGGCGAACAGGAATCCACCGGCTTCGAGGCTGACCTGATTTTCCAGCCGACCAAGAGCTGGCAGATCCTTCTCAGCTACGCCAACAACGACACCGAAGTCACCTCCTCGCCCATCGCGACCGAGCTCGGCCGCACCACCAGCGGCCACATCGACCAGCAGCTCGCCATGCTCACCAAATACTCGTTCACCGACGGCGCCGCCAAAGGCCTCAGCATCGGCGCGGGCATTCAGTACGCAGACGAAGCCCTTCAGGACTACAACGGGCCCGGCAACACCGGTCGCTACAATCCCGCTACGTTCTACGGCGAACTCTTCGCTGGCTATCGCCTCAAACTCCTCGGCTACGACACCCTCATTCAGCTCAACCTGAAGAACATTACCGAGCAGGAAGAGTTTGTCGGCTGGAAACCCACCGGAGTCGCCGGCCGCGTCGCCACCGACCGCTACGAAGTCTCCACCCCCATGGTCTACAGCCTGACCGTCGGCATCGACTTCTAA
- a CDS encoding MFS transporter codes for MSTSPSAAPHKTESVDRVPLREKIGLGLGKVVADGTHGTLHVLVNPIFNMTLGLNPALISLVVFIQRFWDAMLDPIVGQFSDNFRSRWGRRRPLLLASAVPLALLFGALWWFPAGASESMLFWHLLLVSLVFYAAHSLYAMPLGGLMVEATDDYHERTRLAGLTLAFGFAFQIGSQWLFKLTQLDVFSDQISGLRWVTGGCVVLFLIAGLLPVFMCRERHYKRIAVKQPRTSLRKNLKMIGDNRSFKALLGARFVSSFGYNIVGMLGIYMNTYYVFGGDLKGAAFAYGFLGSAFHVAAIVMSLLVYPAIARRLGKKRTLQVAAGVLIAGCLSKIIVYQPGNPWLQFIVLGTNGAAIAGLSLMTNAMLGDVADQDEWRTGLRREALFSSLLSWFEKAGNSLGSLIAGFILVWIGFNAKLGAQSAQTLLFMKYSYVLAPLIGALLALYFIRRYELTETGAYQIKEELARRRAAAAAEIPPGAQSS; via the coding sequence ATGTCTACGTCACCTTCTGCTGCTCCTCATAAAACCGAATCGGTGGATCGTGTGCCGCTGCGCGAGAAAATTGGTCTTGGCCTGGGCAAAGTCGTGGCGGACGGCACGCATGGAACGCTGCACGTGCTGGTGAATCCGATCTTCAACATGACGCTCGGGCTCAATCCCGCGCTCATCAGCCTGGTCGTTTTTATCCAACGTTTCTGGGATGCGATGCTGGATCCGATTGTCGGGCAGTTCTCGGATAATTTTCGTTCCCGCTGGGGGCGCCGGCGTCCGTTGTTGCTGGCCAGTGCTGTGCCGCTGGCGTTGTTGTTCGGGGCGCTCTGGTGGTTTCCGGCGGGAGCGAGTGAGTCGATGCTCTTCTGGCACCTGCTGCTGGTGTCGCTGGTTTTTTATGCGGCGCACTCGCTCTACGCGATGCCGCTGGGCGGGCTGATGGTGGAGGCGACGGACGATTATCACGAGCGTACGCGGCTCGCGGGACTCACGCTGGCGTTCGGCTTTGCGTTCCAGATCGGCAGCCAGTGGCTGTTCAAGCTGACGCAGCTGGACGTGTTTTCCGATCAGATCTCCGGGCTGCGCTGGGTGACGGGCGGATGCGTTGTCCTGTTTCTTATCGCAGGGTTGCTGCCCGTTTTCATGTGCCGGGAAAGGCACTACAAACGGATCGCGGTGAAGCAGCCGCGCACGTCGCTGCGTAAAAATCTCAAGATGATCGGTGACAACCGCTCGTTCAAAGCGCTCCTCGGCGCGCGTTTCGTTTCAAGCTTCGGGTATAACATCGTGGGCATGCTCGGGATCTACATGAACACGTATTACGTGTTTGGCGGCGACTTGAAGGGCGCGGCGTTTGCCTACGGGTTTCTCGGATCGGCCTTCCATGTGGCGGCCATCGTGATGTCGCTGCTGGTTTATCCGGCGATCGCGCGGCGTCTTGGGAAAAAGCGGACGCTGCAAGTTGCGGCGGGCGTTTTGATCGCTGGCTGTCTGAGCAAGATCATCGTTTACCAGCCCGGTAATCCCTGGCTGCAGTTTATCGTGCTGGGCACAAACGGGGCGGCGATCGCAGGGCTTTCGCTGATGACGAACGCGATGCTGGGCGATGTGGCCGATCAAGATGAATGGCGCACGGGTCTGAGGCGGGAGGCATTATTTTCGTCGCTGCTCAGCTGGTTTGAGAAAGCGGGCAACTCGCTCGGGTCGCTCATTGCCGGCTTCATTCTGGTCTGGATTGGGTTCAATGCGAAGCTGGGCGCGCAGTCGGCGCAGACGCTCCTGTTCATGAAGTATAGCTACGTGCTGGCGCCGCTGATCGGCGCGCTGCTGGCGCTGTATTTTATCCGGCGGTACGAGCTCACGGAAACGGGTGCCTATCAGATCAAAGAAGAACTGGCCCGTCGGCGGGCCGCAGCGGCGGCTGAGATCCCTCCAGGAGCCCAATCATCATGA
- a CDS encoding LacI family DNA-binding transcriptional regulator, protein MNASSSESDKRRVSLRAIASAARVSLMTVSYALRNSPQVSADERSRIQALAEKMGYRPDPLLTHLMQHLRSQRVLKSAGNLGVLQTRTAPFVKHLVHGATARATRLGYTLDHIDLRTYQGHPQALTRMLLARGISGLLLAPTPDPANYEQLLDWSKFTAVAMTYSVVTPHVHRVVTHHFDNAVRTFALLAERGCKRVALAMARDMEFRANHSYSGAYLRTAFATGNHVSPILFLDEVSRRDLRSWFDQHSPDAIVAANARQVHESLLPGLGARACANLAFATLDHERGERIAGIDQRFEIIGSHAVDAVVAQIHRSEKGLPENPTIAMVEGHWVEENGLYPFQKTRA, encoded by the coding sequence GTGAACGCTTCGTCTTCCGAGTCCGATAAACGCCGTGTCTCCCTGCGCGCGATCGCCAGTGCCGCGCGCGTGAGTCTGATGACTGTTTCCTACGCACTGAGAAACAGCCCGCAGGTTTCAGCCGACGAACGCAGCCGCATCCAGGCGCTCGCGGAAAAAATGGGCTATCGGCCCGATCCCCTGCTCACCCATCTAATGCAGCATCTGCGCTCCCAGCGCGTGCTGAAGTCCGCCGGAAATCTCGGCGTCCTCCAAACGCGCACCGCCCCGTTCGTGAAGCACCTCGTGCATGGAGCCACCGCCCGCGCCACCCGTCTCGGGTACACGCTCGATCACATCGATTTGCGCACATACCAAGGCCACCCCCAAGCGCTCACGCGCATGCTGCTCGCTCGCGGGATCAGCGGACTGTTGCTCGCGCCGACTCCCGATCCCGCGAACTACGAACAGTTGCTCGACTGGAGCAAATTCACCGCTGTCGCCATGACGTACTCCGTCGTAACGCCTCACGTGCATCGCGTCGTCACTCATCACTTCGATAATGCGGTGCGCACCTTCGCATTACTTGCCGAACGCGGCTGCAAACGCGTCGCCCTCGCGATGGCCCGCGACATGGAGTTTCGCGCGAACCACTCTTACAGCGGCGCCTATCTTCGCACGGCTTTCGCCACGGGAAACCACGTCTCCCCGATACTTTTCCTCGACGAAGTCAGTCGGCGCGATCTGCGCAGCTGGTTCGATCAACATTCCCCCGATGCGATCGTCGCCGCCAACGCCCGCCAGGTCCACGAAAGCCTGCTCCCCGGCCTGGGCGCGCGCGCCTGCGCCAACCTCGCTTTCGCCACGCTCGATCACGAACGCGGCGAAAGAATCGCCGGCATCGACCAACGCTTCGAAATCATCGGCAGTCACGCCGTGGATGCCGTGGTCGCCCAAATCCACCGCAGCGAAAAAGGCCTCCCGGAAAATCCGACCATCGCCATGGTCGAAGGCCATTGGGTCGAAGAAAACGGACTTTATCCGTTTCAAAAAACGAGAGCGTAA
- a CDS encoding hydroxyacid dehydrogenase, whose product MNIAFLMGADVFRDTYGDECFNAASALGRVLGAPLTAEELADSPPPWLGEVEVLFTGWLCPRLDTALLTRMPRLRVVFHGAGSLRGILTEESWARGIVFANAAALNAIPTAEYAFGSILLSLKRAWQQAAVVRQRRAYSVVPSVSPLPLPGGVDSTVGLASLGQVGRRVAEWLGQLDVKIIAHDPFASAETFARLKIRPVSLDQLFAEADIVSLHTPLLPATAGMVNARLLARMKPGATLINTARGGLVNERDLVAALRDRPDLQAILDVTDPEPPEAMSPLYDLPNVFLTPHLAGSLGPECRRMGRAMVDEFGRFLRGEPLRHGVTREEFMRMA is encoded by the coding sequence ATGAACATCGCGTTTTTAATGGGGGCCGACGTGTTTCGCGACACGTACGGTGATGAGTGTTTCAACGCGGCTTCCGCTTTGGGCCGTGTGCTGGGCGCGCCGCTGACAGCGGAGGAACTGGCTGATTCACCGCCGCCTTGGCTGGGTGAAGTCGAGGTGCTGTTCACCGGATGGCTCTGTCCGCGGCTCGATACGGCACTACTGACGCGCATGCCAAGACTGCGGGTGGTTTTTCATGGAGCGGGTTCGCTGCGGGGGATTTTGACGGAAGAAAGCTGGGCGCGAGGAATCGTTTTTGCGAATGCCGCGGCGTTGAACGCGATCCCCACGGCGGAGTATGCCTTCGGCTCGATCCTGCTTTCGTTGAAGCGGGCGTGGCAGCAAGCAGCGGTCGTGCGGCAGCGGCGGGCGTATTCAGTTGTTCCATCCGTGAGTCCGCTCCCGTTGCCCGGAGGGGTCGATTCCACAGTCGGGCTGGCTTCTCTTGGGCAGGTGGGACGTCGAGTAGCTGAATGGCTGGGGCAACTGGACGTGAAGATCATCGCGCACGACCCCTTTGCGTCGGCAGAAACCTTTGCCCGACTGAAAATCAGGCCCGTTTCGCTGGATCAGCTCTTCGCGGAAGCTGACATCGTATCGCTGCATACCCCGCTGCTGCCGGCGACGGCTGGCATGGTGAATGCCCGGTTGCTCGCGCGGATGAAGCCTGGCGCGACGCTCATCAACACCGCGCGCGGTGGACTGGTGAATGAGCGCGACCTCGTGGCGGCGTTGCGAGATCGGCCCGATTTGCAGGCGATTCTGGATGTCACCGATCCAGAGCCTCCGGAGGCGATGTCGCCGCTCTATGATTTGCCGAACGTGTTTCTCACTCCTCATCTCGCGGGCTCTCTAGGTCCGGAGTGCCGGCGCATGGGACGGGCGATGGTCGATGAGTTTGGCCGGTTTTTGCGGGGCGAGCCGTTGCGGCATGGAGTCACGCGCGAGGAGTTCATGCGCATGGCGTGA
- a CDS encoding LacI family DNA-binding transcriptional regulator has protein sequence MSKASGRTAKAPRPAADSATTPAPKKKYHTLADIAAKAGVHVTTVSLALREHPSIPPATRARIRAVANEFGYQRDPLLDALNFHRARQTQQARSVSSAFVVHAGASRLFGGFGGNHYQPLVYEGAKAAAEARGHTLDIFVVGHGHLAPARLNTILAARGITGVLLSTFEIDIEQLDLDWGQFCAVKIECTHLSPHLDAVSNDQLQVARLAMRRLRKLGYRRIGLATAREDQTRLAESFGMGVLLEQASLPEAECVPPLIFNLADVPMLPRLIAEWMREHRVDVIISNWNELFDMFATAGIRLPQDVAFACLDVPPSMSHVAGVVQNHRLVGKRAMEQLAIMTDAYQRGVPEAQTITYIPGYWQDGVTAPGRPHHQSTWA, from the coding sequence ATGTCCAAAGCGTCTGGCAGGACGGCGAAAGCGCCCCGGCCCGCGGCTGATTCAGCCACGACTCCGGCTCCGAAGAAAAAATACCACACCCTGGCCGACATCGCGGCCAAGGCGGGCGTCCACGTGACCACCGTCTCTCTGGCGCTGCGCGAGCACCCGAGCATCCCGCCCGCCACCCGTGCCCGCATCCGCGCCGTCGCCAACGAATTCGGCTACCAGCGCGACCCTCTGCTCGACGCCCTCAACTTCCACCGCGCCCGCCAGACCCAGCAGGCCCGCTCTGTCAGCTCCGCCTTCGTCGTCCACGCCGGCGCCTCCCGTCTCTTCGGCGGCTTTGGCGGCAATCACTATCAACCCCTCGTGTACGAAGGCGCCAAAGCCGCCGCCGAAGCCCGCGGCCACACGCTCGATATCTTCGTCGTCGGCCACGGCCACCTCGCCCCCGCCCGCCTCAACACCATCCTCGCCGCCCGCGGCATCACCGGCGTCCTCCTCTCCACCTTCGAGATCGACATCGAGCAGCTCGACCTCGACTGGGGCCAGTTCTGCGCCGTCAAAATCGAGTGCACCCACCTCAGCCCTCACCTCGACGCCGTATCCAACGACCAACTCCAGGTCGCCCGTCTCGCCATGCGCCGCCTCCGCAAGCTCGGCTACCGCCGCATCGGCCTCGCCACCGCCCGCGAAGACCAGACCCGCCTCGCCGAATCCTTCGGCATGGGCGTCCTCCTCGAACAAGCCTCCCTCCCCGAAGCCGAGTGCGTCCCCCCGCTCATCTTCAACCTCGCCGACGTCCCCATGCTCCCGCGTCTCATCGCCGAGTGGATGCGCGAGCACCGCGTCGATGTCATCATCTCCAACTGGAACGAACTCTTCGACATGTTCGCCACCGCCGGCATCCGCCTCCCGCAGGATGTCGCCTTCGCCTGCCTCGACGTTCCCCCAAGCATGTCGCACGTCGCCGGCGTCGTTCAAAATCACCGCCTCGTCGGCAAGCGCGCCATGGAGCAACTCGCCATCATGACCGACGCCTACCAGCGCGGCGTGCCCGAGGCGCAAACCATCACGTACATCCCCGGCTACTGGCAGGACGGCGTCACCGCCCCCGGCCGCCCCCACCACCAGTCCACTTGGGCCTGA